The nucleotide sequence CTCCCGGTGTTATCTACCGTCAGCCCGTAACGGAGCCCATGCAGACGGGTATCAAGGCTATCGACGCCATGATTCCAATCGGGCGTGGCCAGCGGGAATTGATCATCGGTGACCGTCAGACGGGTAAGTCGGCGGTGGCTATTGACACCATCCTCAACCAGCGTGAGTTCTACGACCGGGGCGAGCCAGTTTTCTGCATCTACGTAGCCGTAGGTCAGAAAGCTTCTACGGTAGCTCAGGTAGTGAACTCGCTGCAGCGTGGTGGCGCTATGGACTACACGGTGGTGGTTTCGGCTTCGGCTGCTGACCCAGCTCCGATGCAGTTCTTTGCCCCCTTCACTGGCGCTGCTATCGGCGAGTTTTTCCGTGATACGGGTCGTCCTGCCCTCGTTGTGTATGATGACTTGTCGAAGCAGGCCGTAGCATACCGTGAAGTGTCGCTGTTGTTGCGTCGTCCTCCCGGACGTGAGGCATATCCTGGTGACGTGTTCTACCTGCACAGCCGCCTGTTGGAGCGCGCCGCGAAGATCAACTCTTCCGACGTTATTGCGCGCGACATGAACGACTTGCCCGACAGCATCAAGCACTTGGTGAAAGGTGGTGGCTCGTTGACGGCTCTGCCGCTGATTGAGACGCAGGCAGGTGACGTATCGGCGTACATCCCAACCAACGTAATTTCGATTACCGACGGTCAGATCTTCCTCGAGACCAACTTGTTCAACTCCGGTATCCGTCCCGCTATCAACGTAGGTATCTCGGTGTCTCGGGTGGGTGGTAACGCCCAGATCAAGTCGATGAAGAAAGTGGCTGGTACGCTGAAGCTCGATCAGGCGCAGTTCCGTGAGTTGGAGGCTTTCGCCAAGTTCGGTTCCGACCTGGATGCCTCGACTAAACTCACCATTGAGCGTGGCCGTCGTAACCTGGAGATTCTGAAGCAGCCACAGTTCTCGCCTCAGAAAGTAGAAGATCAGGTAGCAGTTATCTATGCTGCTACCAACGGTCTGCTCGACCAGGTGCCGGTAAACCGGGTGCGTGAGTTCGAAAAGGAATTCACCCAGACCATGCAGACCCGTCACCCCGACGCTCTGAAGAGCCTGAAAGCTGGTAAGTTGGATGACTCTATCACCACTGCCATCCGCCAGGTTGCCAAAGACCTATCGGCCCAGTACGCTACTAAGTAATAGTTGATTGTTGGTTGTTGCTTGTTGGATGTTCAGCTACTGTCGTCCAGCAAGCAACAATCAGCAACTAACAATCAACACTCGATAAATGGCTAGCTTAAAAGAAGTCCGTAACCGCATTGTATCCGTGCAAAGCACGCAGCAAATCACCAAAGCCATGAAAATGGTGGCGGCGGCTAAGTTGCGTCGGGCGCAGGACAATATTCTGCGGATGCGCCCCTACGCGCAACGGCTCAACAGCATTCTGACCAACCTGACAGGCCAAGCCGACGGTGAGGTAATAAGCGAGTATGCGGTGCAGCGCGAAGCACGCCGGATTCTGATTATTGCCGTTACATCGGACCGTGGACTAGCAGGAGCCTTCAACAGCAACATCTTTAAAGGGGTGAATGCGTTGGTGCGGGAGCGGTATGCTGCCCAGGCTGCGGCCGGCAACGTGACCATGATGGCCATTGGTAAGAAAGCCCACGACTACTTCCAGCGGCGCGGACCATTGCTTGGCAACTACACGCATGTGTTTGCAAAGCTTTCGTTTGATACGGTGCGCGAAGCGGCGGAAGAAGCTATGCTCGGTTTCCGGGAAGGCCGTTTCGATCAGGTGGTTGTGGTATACAACGAGTTCAAGAACGTCGCGACCCAAATCGTGCGGACCGAGCAGTTGTTGCCGCTAGTACCTGCCGAGCCCACTGCCGCTACTGCCCAGGCTTCGAACGTGGACTACATCTTCGAGCCGTCGAAAGAGGAAATCGTACAGACACTTATTCCACAGTCGTTGAAGGTGCAGCTGTATAAAGCGGTGCTGGAAAGCAACGCCTCGGAGCACGGTGCCCGTATGACTGCCATGGATAAAGCCACGGAAAACGCTGGTGAGTTGCTGAAATCACTGAAATTGACGTACAACCGTACGCGTCAGGCTGCTATTACCACCGAGATTCTCGAAATCGTGGGTGGTGCAGAAGCGCTGGCTGCCAGTCGGTAAGAGGTGTCAAACCTATAAGTTGAAAGGCCCACTTCCATTGGAGGTGGGCCTTTCGTTTATGATAGTCCTTCGTGCATAATAACTTGGCGGAGTCAGCTTTAGGCAATGCACTGCGCAGAACTAGCCTTACGCCTGCATATACTGCCGGTTGGCCATCTGCTTGCTCGGCTTGGGTACGTTGGGGTGTTGTTCTAGTAGCTCCACTACTTTCTTAGGCGTGAAGTCAGTGAAATCCTTGATAACCGTTAGGGGCGCTTGAAACTTGTC is from Hymenobacter tibetensis and encodes:
- the atpG gene encoding ATP synthase F1 subunit gamma, translating into MASLKEVRNRIVSVQSTQQITKAMKMVAAAKLRRAQDNILRMRPYAQRLNSILTNLTGQADGEVISEYAVQREARRILIIAVTSDRGLAGAFNSNIFKGVNALVRERYAAQAAAGNVTMMAIGKKAHDYFQRRGPLLGNYTHVFAKLSFDTVREAAEEAMLGFREGRFDQVVVVYNEFKNVATQIVRTEQLLPLVPAEPTAATAQASNVDYIFEPSKEEIVQTLIPQSLKVQLYKAVLESNASEHGARMTAMDKATENAGELLKSLKLTYNRTRQAAITTEILEIVGGAEALAASR
- the atpA gene encoding F0F1 ATP synthase subunit alpha, coding for MAEVRPDEVSAILREQLSNFKTEAELEEVGTVLQVGDGVARIYGLGKAQSGELLEFENGLQALVLNLEEDNVGAVMLGDYSDIREGATVRRTNKIASIKVGEGIVGRVVNTLGQPIDGRGPIQGETYDMPLERKAPGVIYRQPVTEPMQTGIKAIDAMIPIGRGQRELIIGDRQTGKSAVAIDTILNQREFYDRGEPVFCIYVAVGQKASTVAQVVNSLQRGGAMDYTVVVSASAADPAPMQFFAPFTGAAIGEFFRDTGRPALVVYDDLSKQAVAYREVSLLLRRPPGREAYPGDVFYLHSRLLERAAKINSSDVIARDMNDLPDSIKHLVKGGGSLTALPLIETQAGDVSAYIPTNVISITDGQIFLETNLFNSGIRPAINVGISVSRVGGNAQIKSMKKVAGTLKLDQAQFRELEAFAKFGSDLDASTKLTIERGRRNLEILKQPQFSPQKVEDQVAVIYAATNGLLDQVPVNRVREFEKEFTQTMQTRHPDALKSLKAGKLDDSITTAIRQVAKDLSAQYATK